The DNA sequence TCGGCTTGGGGACCGTCCAAGCAAGACAAGATCAAACGCGGCACACTGCGCGACGGCCGCCACCTGACCTTCGAGACTACCCCGACTTCCGCAACTCGGGCCAAGAAAGCCAGTAACCTGTTGATTTTGCGATCATGGGGTCGCAAAGGTCGGCACTACAAGGTCATGTTTTGGTTAGGCCACGAGGGCGGCGTTGGAGGTGATCTTGGGGGGTGACTGTTGAGGTAGTAGCAATCTCATCTGAGACAAGAGGAGACGCTGATCAGGGTCGGGTTGTGTGTAGCGAGGTAGGATGAGGTAGCGCCCATCGGTGGTGGGTAGATGAACATCGACCATCTGCATGGCCGCAAACTTTTCCAGTACCGCTCTCGGGGTTAATCCCGGCGCCAGTGCGCGTAGCCGGTGTTTGAGGGTTCCCTGAAGGCAATACGCCATGAAAGCGACGAAGATGTGCGCTTCGATACGGCGGTCCTTCTGGTGATAGATCGGGCGGATGGACAAATCGCTCTTGAGCTCTTTGAAGGCCTGCTCGATCTCGGTCAGTTGGATGTAGTACTGCCACAAGCGAGCGGGAGGTTCTCT is a window from the Pseudomonadota bacterium genome containing:
- a CDS encoding transposase, with translation REPPARLWQYYIQLTEIEQAFKELKSDLSIRPIYHQKDRRIEAHIFVAFMAYCLQGTLKHRLRALAPGLTPRAVLEKFAAMQMVDVHLPTTDGRYLILPRYTQPDPDQRLLLSQMRLLLPQQSPPKITSNAALVA